In the Topomyia yanbarensis strain Yona2022 chromosome 3, ASM3024719v1, whole genome shotgun sequence genome, one interval contains:
- the LOC131692648 gene encoding monocarboxylate transporter 12, with the protein MTSNKVPPDGGFGWIVVAGCALINIFNQSLISVFGLMFGNYLSFLGENAFGAALVMNVCNISLNFSGLFSGPIIKKFEARKASIFGSLLTGGALTACSFATQIWQIMLAYGVAFGFGLGLIQSATFVAINSYFRNNKGKAVGLALAGTGLGQILMPLIVQYLLDNYDFRGATLIIGGLALNGVVGAALLQPMEWHMRNISDEESRGEKRPLLRNGTLDRPKQSNNGWSKLAALMDVAILKKLSFLNLIIGLGLAYTATSSFSLFFPYFLQKSANLDMLQAANCMAILSTTDLLTRVTVPAFVDKMKFTHRSTFLMAGLCLVIARSIMAEMRNLTALMVTSAVYGIFRSITIVNQNLTIAEYCSEKGLERMLPNALGFNMIVKGILVLSLGQALGWFVDFTGSYSLVLHAQNLLLISTCVLWLCEIYFKRED; encoded by the exons ATGACTTCAAATAAAGTTCCTCCAGATGGTGGCTTTGGATGGATCGTCGTAGCTGGTTGTGCACTCATCAAC ATATTCAACCAATCTCTGATATCAGTTTTCGGCTTGATGTTTGGTAATTATTTAAGTTTTTTGGGAGAAAACGCTTTTGGTGCGGCCTTGGTTATGAACGTTTGCAACATATCGCTTAACTTTTCTG GACTGTTCAGTGGACcaataattaaaaaatttgaagcTAGGAAGGCGTCCATATTTGGAAGCTTACTAACGGGAGGTGCCCTAACCGCGTGCTCTTTTGCAACACAAATATGGCAAATTATGCTCGCGTATGGTGTAGCGTTCGGTTTCGGGCTAGGTTTGATCCAGTCGGCGACCTTTGTGGCGATCAATTCATACTTCCGAAACAACAAAGGCAAAGCAGTTGGATTGGCTTTGGCGGGCACTGGATTGGGTCAAATATTGATGCCTTTGATAGTGCAATACTTACTAGACAACTATGATTTTCGCGGAGCCACCTTAATTATTGGTGGATTGGCTTTAAATGGC GTTGTTGGTGCAGCGCTTTTACAACCGATGGAGTGGCACATGAGAAATATTTCCGATGAGGAATCTCGGGGTGAGAAGCGGCCTCTTTTGAGGAACGGCACATTGGATCGTCCTAAGCAATCCAACAATGGGTGGTCTAAGCTTGCTGCCCTAATGGATGTTGCTATTTTGAAAAAGCTTTCTTTTCTCAATTTGATCATTGGGCTAGGACTGGCGTACACCGCTACAAGcagtttttctttatttttcccCTACTTTTTGCAG AAATCAGCAAATCTGGACATGCTTCAGGCAGCTAACTGTATGGCAATTTTATCAACCACCGACCTACTAACACGGGTTACTGTGCCGGCGTTCGTGGATAAAATGAAATTCACCCATCGGAGCACTTTTCTAATGGCAGGTCTTTGTCTCGTCATTGCTCGATCAATCATGGCAGAAATGCGGAACCTTACAGCCCTAATGGTGACATCGGCAGTGTATGGAATCTTCCGATCGATTACGATTGTTAATCAAAATCTAACAATAGCTGAATATTGCAGCGAAAAGGGATTGGAGAGGATGCTTCCAAATGCTCTAGGATTTAACATGATAGTGAAAGGTATTCTAGTTTTAAGTTTAGGGCAGGCGCTGGGTTGGTTTGTAGATTTCACAGGAAGCTACTCGCTTGTTTTGCATGCACAAAACCTGCTGCTTATTTCGACTTGTGTTTTATGGTTATGTGAGATTTATTTCAAGCGCGAAGATTGA
- the LOC131692143 gene encoding otefin codes for MDNLDDLSNEQLRLKLMEYGLANMPVTQTTRKVLIKKLKNHLDSANTKVRRDTVHIVKYSSDEDSEMTEETKKVQKKEVSRRATIGGSAAKLSKTLPVMPQLPPPKPTVTEKSDKIEPSQKRRSGRLTPVQNKETVAPTVAVPKEPMIVENSDDEDDIPLTQLDRRDRSSKSPSLTRAEMVTTSYIHQVDIPPKPAITETMEIDLTESTDDVEMQSPVPERYTRPPTTPSRESRYTSSTTSTIINNRTTVTGTPGLSQTRQPELSSSFGRPSISTSYNYKPFQAEPREELKLQPTDSPYLSEFTKRLSRLKAENAQLNAVRDHPIRRTIASSYASSRIDGNGGRDYTSARLSSIRGSDRLGNLAAPGGRGEIRASLRQVILALDQKYPIKRMFYLLIVTMIVIFLFVFFFL; via the coding sequence ATGGATAATTTGGACGACCTGTCGAACGAGCAGCTCCGGCTGAAGCTGATGGAATATGGCTTGGCAAACATGCCGGTGACGCAAACTACCCGTAAAGTTTTGATCAAAAAGCTTAAAAATCATTTAGATTCCGCCAACACAAAGGTTCGCCGTGATACAGTTCACATTGTTAAATATTCATCCGACGAAGACAGCGAAATGACGGAGGAAACGAAAAAGGTTCAAAAGAAAGAGGTTAGCAGACGGGCCACTATTGGAGGATCGGCAGCAAAACTGTCCAAGACCCTTCCAGTAATGCCGCAGCTGCCTCCACCGAAACCAACTGTTACTGAAAAGTCGGATAAAATTGAACCATCTCAAAAGCGCAGATCCGGTAGATTGACTCCTGTCCAGAACAAGGAAACCGTTGCTCCTACAGTTGCAGTCCCAAAAGAACCAATGATTGTTGAAAATTCGGATGATGAGGATGACATTCCACTTACTCAGTTGGACAGGCGTGATCGAAGTTCCAAAAGTCCTTCGCTGACAAGAGCGGAAATGGTCACTACGTCATACATCCATCAAGTCGATATTCCGCCGAAGCCAGCAATTACAGAAACCATGGAAATCGATCTAACCGAATCGACAGATGATGTAGAGATGCAATCCCCGGTCCCAGAGCGTTACACTCGTCCTCCCACGACTCCATCGCGTGAATCTCGATACACTAGTAGCACTACTTCAACAATCATTAATAACAGAACAACTGTCACCGGCACACCCGGGCTCTCTCAAACTCGTCAACCGGAACTGTCCTCTTCTTTCGGACGTCCCTCCATTTCCACATCATACAATTACAAACCGTTCCAAGCGGAACCACGTGAAGAGTTGAAGTTGCAACCGACCGACTCCCCGTACTTGAGCGAATTCACAAAACGTCTTTCCCGGTTAAAGGCCGAAAATGCTCAGCTAAACGCGGTCCGTGATCATCCCATCCGTCGTACGATTGCGTCCAGCTACGCATCCTCACGGATTGACGGTAACGGCGGTCGTGATTACACGAGCGCACGGCTGAGTTCCATTCGAGGTAGCGATCGTTTGGGTAATTTGGCAGCACCAGGCGGTAGAGGAGAAATCAGAGCATCACTACGGCAGGTCATTCTTGCCCTGGATCAGAAGTATCCCATCAAGCGGATGTTCTATCTGCTGATCGTCACGATGATTGTAATTTTCCTGTTCGTGTTTTTCTTCCTGTAA